A single Xenopus laevis strain J_2021 chromosome 3S, Xenopus_laevis_v10.1, whole genome shotgun sequence DNA region contains:
- the XB5761890.S gene encoding probable N-acetyltransferase 16: MSQPTSQDIQVLPATACDYEEVMSISEGVYSGVDYLPARYHEWLEDPQREMFLARLDGRVVGFESYVLVDAGVTAVFQGLRVASWKRSSGVAGIIQRICIDHLQSNHPDVTTIRLTRVEDPPSSVSKYRLLHSKAVVSVILHHDQLDHAVKLLKHRVASACERRPLDALTPEEVLSLFENSCTASGLLPNGLLIQGWLPLSTHRSNLELLLQRGIVWFHSEHCEETSDCDSTSKSRDASGTICPFSSSGFLSLGTPPYSVPLGDGMHRFDIDLFGTDPISAKTHVLHQLIKGVQLLPPGAGIVCFLYAEMSLHAELTNFCQDLTPFPLWKQQIVLERDI, from the exons ATGTCTCAGCCGACTTCTCAAGACATACAGGTTCTCCCTGCCACTGCCTGTGACTATGAGGAGGTGATGTCCATCTCAGAAGGGGTATACAGTGGGGTGGATTATCTTCCAGCTAGGTACCATGAGTGGCTGGAGGACCCTCAGCGAGAGATGTTCCTGGCCAGGTTGGATGGAAGAGTG GTGGGTTTTGAGTCCTACGTGCTGGTAGACGCCGGTGTCACTGCTGTTTTCCAAGGTCTACGTGTTGCATCCTGGAAGAGAAGCTCCGGAGTAGCGGGAATAATTCAGCGAATATGCATAGATCATCTGCAGTCTAATCATCCTGATGTCACCACAATTCGCCTGACAAGGGTAGAAGACCCTCCATCATCAGTGAGCAAGTACCGACTGTTACATTCTAAG GCAGTGGTCTCAGTGATCCTGCACCATGACCAACTAGACCATGCAGTGAAGTTGCTGAAGCATCGGGTGGCGAGTGCTTGTGAGAGGCGACCTCTTGATGCCCTTACCCCTGAAGAGGTTCTAAGTTTGTTTGAGAATTCCTGTACTGCCTCGGGGCTGCTTCCTAATGGGCTTCTTATCCAAGGTTGGCTTCCGCTTTCTACCCACAGATCCAACCTGGAGTTATTGCTACAAAGGGGAATTGTCTGGTTCCATTCTGAACACTGTGAAGAGACAAGCGACTGTGACAGCACCTCTAAATCTAGAGATGCCAGTGGTACCATTTGTCCTTTTTCTTCCTCTGGGTTCCTTAGCCTGGGCACCCCTCCCTACTCTGTGCCTCTAGGAGATGGTATGCACCGGTTTGACATTGATCTGTTTGGAACTGATcctatttctgcaaaaacccatGTGCTACACCAGTTGATTAAAGGAGTGCAATTACTGCCTCCAGGGGCCGGTATTGTTTGTTTCTTGTATGCAGAAATGAGTCTTCATGCCGAACTTACTAATTTCTGCCAAGACCTTACCCCATTTCCTCTATGGAAGCAGCAAATTGTCCTAGAGAGGGATATCTAG